In Ascaphus truei isolate aAscTru1 chromosome 7, aAscTru1.hap1, whole genome shotgun sequence, one genomic interval encodes:
- the GALNT5 gene encoding polypeptide N-acetylgalactosaminyltransferase 5: protein MNKVRKYFRGSGRVLAFIFAASVLWLIFDIAALKFSFSDTNHKLYKEELLRRDMGSLRAWHPRDRVIPREREDTTKLKGVFHPIAEEKRTPPVVKSNADPKKIQKYRKRTIGPMKSVFNQTISPLWKLTEAKFPSLPQSNNGKVPVSNATDLVGAKHHVSKPLKTSSLSVATNQSVVRITPSAALGGAQNVDKPVSVGDSQAHLSITLHVETFEVQREEKHGDSLTDTQTLQHVHLQNTPKGSVVVEDTLNGSHIRFHTVPASDAAVVLISKTVADNVSASVSLTRRFVHDALNVTVQRLPLSKSPSLLTTHVIKRMDSKISNATDNFKDRFLGKLENKGKNFRKISKNTTYANLIVNTNFSHPNDNHGVDNKELVTKDKVNSNIGNATRGTGMHTVLSIDATLFPRDLKAPGQFGRPVQVPEGQQEEASRRWKEGHFNVYLSDMIPLDRAIDDTRPNGCSKQLIHDDLPTTSIIICFVDEVWSTLIRTVFSVLNRSPAHLLKEIILVDDFSTKEYLKDKLDIFLTKFPKVRILRLKERYGLIRARVAGANIATGDVLTFLDSHVECNVGWLEPLLERVRVNRKKVACPVIEVINDKDMSYMTVDSFQRGIFSWPMNFGWKPIPPEVIQKNKMTEMDPIRCPVMAGGLFSIDKKYFYELGTYDPGLDVWGGENMEISFKVWMCGGEIEIIPCSRVGHIFRNDNPYSFPKDRIKTVERNLARVAEVWLDEYKELFYGHGYHLLQQNSNIGNLMEQKELRKKLQCKNFKWYLDNVYPDLDAPLVRATGVLANAELGKCLSLENTTIVLETCDASKQNQHFDYTWLRLIKQRHLCIAPSDQKEQLSLHPCNNTNNNLRWLHREVISSQPSLKNHIILEILLQPTCLDVDLPRRTIRTNVCDPSSKYQKWQFEKYFAE, encoded by the exons ATGAACAAGGTACGGAAGTATTTCCGCGGCAGCGGGAGGGTCTTGGCATTTATATTTGCTGCCTCTGTCCTCTGGTTGATTTTTGACATAGCAGCACTGAAGTTCTCCTTCAGTGACACCAACCACAAACTTTACAAAGAGGAGCTTCTCCGGAGGGACATGGGGAGCCTCAGAGCGTGGCACCCCCGAGACAGGGTGATCCCCAGGGAAAGAGAGGACACGACTAAATTGAAGGGGGTATTTCACCCCATTGCAGAGGAAAAGAGAACCCCCCCTGTAGTGAAATCAAACGCTGACCCTAAAAAGATACAGAAGTATAGGAAAAGGACTATTGGACCGATGAAGTCTGTCTTTAATCAAACGATCTCCCCACTGTGGAAACTCACTGAAGCCAAGTTCCCCTCTCTGCCCCAAAGCAACAATGGTAAGGTGCCCGTTTCCAACGCCACAGACCTGGTGGGGGCGAAGCACCATGTTTCTAAACCCTTGAAAACCTCATCATTGTCAGTAGCAACAAATCAATCGGTTGTCAGAATAACTCCATCTGCAGCTCTGGGTGGGGCGCAGAATGTGGATAAACCTGTAAGTGTGGGGGACTCCCAGGCTCACCTCTCTATCACATTACACGTGGAGACATTTGAAGTGCAGAGGGAGGAGAAACACGGGGACTCTCTTacagacacacaaactctgcagcatgTTCACCTACAGAACACACCCAAGGGAAGTGTGGTTGTGGAAGATACATTAAATGGAAGCCATATCAGATTTCACACAGTGCCTGCCAGTGATGCAGCTGTGGTTCTAATAAGTAAAACAGTAGCAGATAATGTATCTGCCAGTGTAAGTTTAACCAGGAGGTTTGTACATGAtgcattaaatgttacagtgcagAGACTACCACTTTCTAAAAGTCCCTCATTACTTACTACCCATGTGATTAAAAGAATGGATTCCAAAATCTCAAACGCAACAGACAATTTTAAAGACAGATTTTTAGGTAAATTGGAAAATAAAGGAAAAAATTTCAGGAAAATAAGTAAAAACACTACATATGCAAATTTAATAGTAAATACAAACTTTAGTCATCCAAATGACAACCACGGTGTGGATAATAAAGAACTAGTTACCAAGGATAAAGTAAACAGTAATATAGGGAATGCAACAAGGGGCACTGGAATGCACACAGTTTTATCCATTGATGCCACACTTTTTCCAAGAGACCTAAAAGCCCCAGGTCAGTTTGGAAGACCTGTTCAGGTCCCCGAAGGCCAGCAGGAAGAAGCCAGCAGAAGATGGAAAGAAGGACATTTCAATGTCTACCTCAGTGACATGATCCCCCTAGATCGAGCTATTGATGATACAAGGCCCAATGG GTGCTCAAAACAACTTATCCATGATGATCTTCCCACCACCAGCATTATCATTTGTTTTGTTGATGAAGTTTGGAGCACTCTCATACGCACTGTTTTTAGTGTGCTAAACCGATCTCCAGCCCATCTTCTCAAAGAGATCATTCTTGTAGATGACTTCAGTACAAAAG AATACCTCAAAGACAAATTGGATATATTTCTAACGAAGTTTCCCAAGGTCCGCATTCTTCGTCTAAAGGAAAGATATGGGCTAATTCGAGCCAGAGTTGCTGGAGCAAATATTGCAACAG gAGATGTTCTGACGTTCCTGGACTCTCATGTAGAATGTAACGTTGGGTGGCTTGAGCCTCTTTTGGAACGAGTTCGAGTAAACAGAAAGAAAGTAGCATGCCCAGTAATTGAAGTAATTAATGATAAGGACATGAG CTATATGACAGTGGACAGCTTCCAAAGAGGGATCTTTTCATGGCCCATGAATTTCGGGTGGAAACCAATCCCTCCAGAAGTAATTCAGAAAAATAAAATGACAGAAATGGATCCAATAAG GTGTCCGGTCATGGCTGGGGGATTATTTTCCAttgataaaaaatatttttacgaACTTGGAACATATGACCCTGGATTGGATGTTTGGGGGGGTGAAAATATGGAAATTTCATTCAAG GTTTGGATGTGTGGAGGAGAAATTGAGATCATCCCCTGTTCCAGAGTGGGCCATATATTTAGGAATGACAATCCCTACTCGTTTCCAAAGGATCGGATAAAAACTGTCGAAAGAAATCTGGCTCGTGTTGCTGAAGTTTGGCTGGATGAATACAAGGAGCTGTTCTACGGGCATGGTTACCATCTCTTGCAGCAAAATTCTAATATTGGAAATTTGATGGAGCAAAAGGAGCTAAGGAAGAAACTACAATGCAAAAACTTTAAATGGTATTTAGACAACGTCTACCCAGATCTGGATGCCCCGCTAGTCAGAGCTACTGGAGTG CTGGCTAATGCGGAATTAGGAAAATGCCTTTCTTTAGAAAACACAACTATAGTCCTTGAAACATGTGATGCAAGTAAgcag AACCAACACTTTGACTATACATGGCTAAGATTAATTAAACAGAGACACCTCTGCATAGCACCTTCTGATCAGAAAGAGCAACTGAGTCTGCATCCCTGCAACAACACGAACAATAACCTCAGGTGGTTGCACAGAGAAGTGATCTCTTCTCAGCCATCACTG AAAAATCATATTATTCTGGAGATACTTCTGCAGCCGACATGCCTAGATGTGGACCTGCCAAGAAGAACTATAAGAACGAATGTCTGCGACCCCTCAAGTAAATATCAAAAGTGGCAATTTGAGAAGTACTTTGCTGAATGA